One Saccharopolyspora erythraea NRRL 2338 genomic region harbors:
- a CDS encoding aldo/keto reductase, which produces MTTSLTLNNGVEMPALGFGVFQTAPEETVAAVETALHTGYRHIDTAAAYGNEREVGEGVRRSGLDRSEVFIETKVWISDYGYDETLHAFDKSAGKLGVEQIDLLILHQALPSRFDLTLDAYRALEALRADGRVRAIGVSNFMRDHLDRLLKTASVVPAVNQIEVHPYFRQSDVLAADAEHGIVSQAWSPIGGITFYRDSGHTSTLEDPAIARIAEAHGRTPAQVMLRWGLQQGRSVIPKSTRPERIAENFAVFDFDLTADELAAIDALDTGIRGGPAPEDVTLETFGRDIPEA; this is translated from the coding sequence ATGACCACGAGCCTGACCTTGAACAACGGCGTCGAGATGCCGGCGCTGGGATTCGGCGTGTTCCAGACCGCGCCCGAGGAGACGGTCGCGGCGGTCGAGACCGCGCTGCACACCGGGTACCGCCACATCGACACCGCTGCCGCCTACGGCAACGAGCGCGAGGTCGGCGAGGGCGTGCGCCGCTCCGGCCTCGACCGCTCGGAAGTCTTCATCGAGACCAAGGTCTGGATCAGCGACTACGGCTACGACGAGACCCTGCACGCCTTCGACAAGAGCGCGGGCAAGCTCGGCGTCGAGCAGATCGACCTGCTGATCCTGCACCAGGCGCTGCCGTCGCGGTTCGACCTGACCCTCGACGCCTACCGCGCGCTTGAGGCGTTGCGCGCCGACGGGCGCGTGCGCGCGATCGGCGTCAGCAACTTCATGCGCGACCACCTGGACCGACTGCTGAAGACGGCGTCGGTCGTTCCCGCGGTCAACCAGATCGAGGTGCACCCGTACTTCCGCCAGTCCGACGTGCTCGCGGCCGACGCGGAGCACGGGATCGTGTCGCAGGCGTGGTCCCCGATCGGCGGCATCACCTTCTACCGCGACAGCGGGCACACCAGCACGCTGGAGGACCCGGCCATCGCGCGCATCGCCGAGGCGCACGGCAGGACGCCGGCCCAGGTGATGCTGCGGTGGGGACTGCAGCAGGGCCGCTCCGTCATCCCGAAGTCCACCCGCCCCGAACGCATCGCCGAGAACTTCGCGGTGTTCGACTTCGACCTCACCGCCGACGAGCTCGCGGCGATCGACGCGCTCGACACCGGCATCCGCGGCGGACCCGCCCCCGAAGACGTCACCCTGGAGACCTTCGGCCGGGACATCCCCGAAGCCTGA
- a CDS encoding zinc-dependent alcohol dehydrogenase family protein, translated as MRATLLYGAGDVRVEDVPDPKLKLPTDAIVRVLRACICGSDLWPYASKPSSDHGDRIGHEFLGVVEETGSEVSGLAPGDVVVAPFLWSDNTCDFCTEGLQPSCRHGGRWGAGDVDGGQGEAVRVPQAAGTLVKLPVGEDTALLPSLLTLSDVFPTGHHCAVTAGVDERTSVTVIGDGAVGLSAVLAARRLGAERIILMGRHTSRTDLGREFGATEVVAERGEEGVAKVRDLSGGDGTHRVLECVGTKPALETAFGVAREGGVISRVGVPQYEEGPMGFETMFFRNITLTGGVAPARAYIDELLPDVLDGKIEPGKVFDRTVGLDEVPDGYRAMADREALKVMVRP; from the coding sequence ATGCGAGCGACTTTGCTCTACGGGGCCGGCGACGTGCGCGTGGAGGACGTGCCGGACCCGAAGCTGAAGCTGCCGACCGACGCGATCGTGCGCGTGCTGCGCGCGTGCATCTGCGGCAGCGACCTGTGGCCCTACGCCTCGAAGCCGAGCTCGGACCACGGCGACCGGATCGGGCACGAGTTCCTCGGCGTCGTGGAGGAGACCGGCTCGGAGGTGTCCGGACTCGCTCCCGGTGATGTCGTGGTGGCGCCGTTCCTGTGGTCGGACAACACCTGCGACTTCTGCACCGAAGGGCTGCAGCCCTCGTGCCGGCACGGCGGCAGGTGGGGTGCCGGCGACGTCGACGGCGGCCAGGGCGAGGCCGTGCGGGTGCCGCAGGCGGCCGGGACGCTGGTGAAGCTCCCGGTGGGCGAGGACACGGCGCTGCTGCCGTCGCTGCTGACGCTGTCGGACGTGTTCCCGACCGGCCACCACTGCGCGGTGACCGCGGGGGTGGACGAGCGCACGAGCGTGACCGTGATCGGCGACGGCGCCGTGGGCCTGTCGGCCGTGCTGGCGGCCAGGCGCCTCGGCGCGGAGCGGATCATCCTCATGGGCCGCCACACCAGCCGCACCGACCTCGGCCGCGAGTTCGGCGCCACCGAGGTGGTCGCCGAGCGCGGCGAGGAAGGCGTCGCGAAGGTCCGGGACCTCAGCGGCGGCGACGGCACGCACCGGGTGCTGGAATGCGTCGGCACCAAGCCCGCGCTGGAGACCGCGTTCGGTGTCGCCCGCGAGGGCGGCGTGATCAGCCGGGTCGGGGTGCCTCAGTACGAGGAGGGCCCGATGGGGTTCGAGACGATGTTCTTCCGCAACATCACCCTCACCGGCGGGGTCGCCCCCGCCCGCGCCTACATCGACGAGCTGCTGCCGGACGTGCTCGACGGGAAGATCGAGCCGGGCAAGGTGTTCGACCGCACCGTCGGGCTCGACGAGGTCCCGGACGGCTACCGCGCCATGGCCGACCGCGAGGCGCTGAAGGTGATGGTGCGTCCCTGA
- a CDS encoding (R)-mandelonitrile lyase: protein MELLPKQPSTKGPAELFTGDVYFDVIAKGEAPSRMRVNVVRFAPCARTAWHTHAVGQTLHVTEGVGLVQSRGGEIVEMRPGDTVYTPPGEWHWHGAAPGHFMTHLAMWEAPGDDRPETDWGEHVSDDAYGAR, encoded by the coding sequence ATGGAACTGCTACCGAAGCAACCGTCGACCAAGGGACCGGCGGAGCTGTTCACCGGCGACGTGTACTTCGACGTCATCGCCAAGGGCGAGGCGCCGTCGCGCATGCGCGTCAACGTCGTCCGGTTCGCGCCGTGCGCTCGTACGGCCTGGCACACCCACGCAGTCGGCCAGACGCTGCACGTGACCGAAGGCGTCGGGCTGGTGCAGTCGCGCGGCGGGGAGATCGTGGAGATGCGCCCGGGCGACACCGTGTACACACCGCCCGGTGAGTGGCACTGGCACGGCGCGGCCCCCGGCCACTTCATGACCCACCTCGCGATGTGGGAAGCGCCCGGCGACGACCGCCCCGAAACCGACTGGGGCGAGCACGTCAGCGACGACGCGTACGGCGCGCGGTAA
- a CDS encoding SAM-dependent methyltransferase, producing MRVPSGVDGSVPSAARIYDWLLGGSHNFEADRRFGQQLLAQHPYTRHMAMLNRNFLRVAVEMMLEAGIRQFLDLGSGIPTVGNVHEIAHRHHPESRVLYVDNEAVAVAHTEILLKDTENATMVQSDACDVDAVLGDERTREMLDLSQPLGLLAVTLFHYVAEESDPARVMARYRDVLAPGSVLAMTHLFTDRATEEIVELMRRTQNNVFPRTREEIAGFFGDLDVEEPGLAPVSSWLAHQGIDVDQDAGAGRLLAGVARKR from the coding sequence CACAACTTCGAGGCGGACCGCCGGTTCGGGCAGCAGCTGCTCGCCCAGCACCCCTACACCCGCCACATGGCGATGCTCAACCGGAACTTCCTCCGCGTCGCCGTGGAGATGATGCTGGAAGCGGGCATCCGGCAGTTCCTGGACCTCGGTTCCGGAATCCCCACCGTGGGCAACGTCCACGAGATCGCGCACCGGCACCATCCCGAGAGCCGCGTGCTCTACGTCGACAACGAGGCCGTCGCCGTGGCGCACACCGAAATCCTGTTGAAGGACACCGAGAACGCGACCATGGTGCAGTCCGACGCCTGCGACGTCGATGCCGTGCTCGGGGACGAACGCACGCGGGAGATGCTGGACCTGTCGCAGCCCCTCGGACTCCTGGCCGTCACCCTGTTCCACTACGTCGCCGAGGAGAGCGATCCGGCGCGGGTGATGGCCCGGTACCGCGACGTTCTCGCGCCCGGCAGCGTCCTGGCGATGACGCATCTGTTCACAGATCGCGCGACGGAGGAGATCGTCGAGCTGATGCGCCGGACCCAGAACAACGTGTTCCCCCGCACCAGGGAGGAGATCGCCGGGTTCTTCGGCGACCTCGACGTCGAGGAGCCCGGCCTCGCACCGGTCTCGTCGTGGCTCGCGCACCAGGGCATCGACGTCGACCAGGACGCCGGTGCGGGACGTCTCCTCGCCGGCGTGGCGCGAAAGCGCTAG